A region of Paractinoplanes abujensis DNA encodes the following proteins:
- a CDS encoding carbohydrate ABC transporter permease yields MTASTLTRDPAAPAVHRPGRRVRRRRENVAGYVFLSPWLLGLLGITAIPMLISLYLSFTDYSPLISLGDASWVGLDNYRRMFTADQSYWHAVTVTITFALVAVPLKLAAALGVALLLNRTMRGISVFRGLFYLPSLLGGSVALAIVWVSMFNREGAFNSFLALFGIEGLPWVNDPDWALYTLILLAVWQFGAPMVIFLAGLKQVPVELYEAASVDGASAWRKFVHITLPMLSPVIFFNLVLETINGFQGFTSAFVLSNGTGGPVDSTLMYTLNLYIKGFVELDMGYASAMAWVFLLVIGAITVLLFSTGRFWVHYSDNEER; encoded by the coding sequence GTGACCGCCTCGACTCTGACCCGCGACCCCGCTGCCCCCGCCGTTCACCGGCCGGGGCGGCGGGTCCGCCGGCGCCGCGAAAACGTGGCCGGATACGTGTTCCTCTCGCCGTGGCTGCTGGGTCTGCTCGGCATCACGGCGATCCCGATGCTCATCTCGCTCTACCTCAGCTTCACCGACTACAGCCCGCTGATCTCACTGGGGGACGCGAGCTGGGTCGGGCTGGACAACTACCGGCGCATGTTCACCGCCGACCAGTCGTACTGGCACGCGGTCACCGTGACCATCACGTTCGCGCTGGTCGCCGTGCCGCTCAAGCTGGCCGCCGCGCTCGGCGTGGCCCTGCTGCTCAACCGCACGATGCGCGGCATCTCGGTGTTCCGCGGGCTGTTCTACCTGCCCTCGCTGCTCGGTGGCAGCGTCGCGCTGGCGATCGTCTGGGTCAGCATGTTCAACCGGGAAGGGGCGTTCAACTCGTTCCTGGCGCTGTTCGGCATCGAAGGCCTGCCCTGGGTCAACGACCCCGACTGGGCGCTCTACACGCTGATCCTGCTGGCGGTGTGGCAGTTCGGCGCGCCCATGGTGATCTTCCTGGCCGGGCTCAAGCAGGTGCCGGTCGAGCTGTACGAGGCGGCCTCGGTCGACGGCGCCAGCGCCTGGCGCAAGTTCGTGCACATCACGCTGCCGATGCTCTCGCCGGTCATCTTCTTCAACCTGGTGCTGGAGACGATCAACGGCTTCCAGGGCTTCACGTCGGCGTTCGTGCTCTCCAACGGCACCGGCGGGCCGGTCGACTCCACGCTCATGTACACGCTGAACCTCTACATCAAGGGGTTCGTCGAGCTCGACATGGGCTACGCCTCCGCCATGGCCTGGGTGTTCCTGCTCGTCATCGGCGCGATCACGGTGCTGCTGTTCTCCACGGGCCGCTTCTGGGTCCACTACTCCGACAACGAGGAGCGGTGA
- the uxaC gene encoding glucuronate isomerase gives MPDPIFVTDPRHAGLARDLYAVARDLPLISPHGHVDPALLAEDEPFPDPARLLIVPDHYVTRMLLSQGIPPDRLGVPRRDGGPVETDPRAIWRLLAANWHLFRGTPSRLWLEQTFRTVFQVDIPLTKDTADDLYDAIAARLAEPEFRPRALFERFGLEVLATTESPTDDLARHAKLAADGWGGPGGRVISTFRPDDVVDLERDGWAGNVARMGELAGEDTSTYAGYLAALQRRREAFIEAGTTSSDHGHPTARTVKLSPADAAKLYERGLRGDVSAADAETFRAHMILEFARMSIDDGLVMQLHPGASRDHNRALFAAHGRDVGGDIPQATDYVHALRPLLDTYGMDSRLRIVLYTLDETAFSRELAPLAGGYPALFLGAPWWFLDTPDAMRRFRETVTDSAGFYNTAGFVDDTRAFCSIPVRHDVARRVDAAYLASLVVQDRLPFPEAAETMADLAYHLPKRIFKLEKA, from the coding sequence GTGCCCGACCCCATCTTCGTCACCGACCCGCGGCACGCCGGCCTGGCCCGCGACCTGTACGCGGTGGCTCGCGACCTGCCCCTGATCAGCCCGCACGGGCACGTCGACCCGGCGCTGCTGGCCGAGGACGAGCCCTTTCCCGACCCCGCGCGGCTGCTCATCGTGCCCGACCACTACGTCACCCGGATGCTGCTCAGCCAGGGCATCCCGCCCGACCGGCTGGGCGTGCCGCGGCGCGACGGCGGCCCGGTCGAGACCGACCCCCGGGCAATCTGGCGCCTGCTCGCGGCGAACTGGCACCTGTTCCGCGGCACCCCGTCGCGGCTGTGGCTGGAGCAGACGTTCCGCACGGTCTTCCAGGTCGACATCCCGCTCACCAAGGACACCGCCGACGACCTGTACGACGCGATCGCCGCGCGCCTGGCCGAGCCCGAGTTCCGCCCGCGGGCGCTGTTCGAGCGGTTCGGCCTCGAGGTGCTGGCCACTACCGAGTCGCCCACCGACGACCTGGCCCGGCACGCCAAGCTGGCCGCGGACGGGTGGGGCGGCCCGGGCGGCCGGGTGATCAGCACGTTCCGCCCGGACGACGTGGTGGACCTCGAACGCGACGGCTGGGCCGGCAACGTGGCCCGGATGGGCGAACTGGCCGGCGAGGACACGTCCACGTACGCCGGTTATCTGGCCGCCCTGCAGCGCCGGCGGGAGGCGTTCATCGAGGCCGGCACCACGTCGTCGGACCATGGGCACCCCACCGCCCGTACGGTGAAGCTCTCCCCCGCCGATGCCGCCAAGCTCTACGAACGCGGGCTGCGGGGCGACGTGTCAGCGGCCGACGCCGAGACGTTCCGCGCGCACATGATCTTGGAGTTCGCCCGTATGTCGATCGACGACGGGCTGGTCATGCAGCTGCACCCGGGCGCGTCGCGCGACCACAACCGGGCGCTGTTCGCCGCGCACGGGCGCGACGTGGGCGGCGACATCCCGCAGGCCACTGATTACGTGCACGCGCTGCGGCCGCTGCTGGACACGTACGGGATGGACTCCCGGCTGCGGATCGTGCTCTACACCCTCGACGAGACCGCGTTCAGCCGCGAGCTGGCCCCGCTGGCCGGCGGCTATCCGGCACTGTTCCTGGGCGCGCCGTGGTGGTTCCTCGACACGCCCGACGCGATGCGCCGCTTCCGGGAGACGGTCACCGACTCGGCCGGTTTCTACAACACCGCCGGGTTCGTCGACGACACCCGGGCCTTCTGTTCCATTCCCGTACGCCATGACGTCGCCCGCCGGGTCGACGCCGCGTATCTGGCCTCGCTCGTCGTGCAGGACCGGCTGCCGTTCCCGGAGGCGGCCGAGACGATGGCCGACCTCGCCTACCACCTGCCCAAGCGGATCTTCAAGCTGGAGAAGGCATGA
- a CDS encoding Gfo/Idh/MocA family protein — MAGKKRIAVIGTGSRAEMFIRAVTDDHADTAELVALADVNQARMDVHNGWLKRPVPTYQAAELERMISETRTDELIVTSVDSTHAEHIVTALEAGCDVITEKPMTVDAPSCDRILDAVERTGRRVQVAFNYRFNPVHEVVRSLLAGGEIGEVGSVHFEWLLDVRHGADYFRRWHRDKANSGGLLVHKSGHHFDLVNWWLGAAPREVYASGRLFFYGDQGRGRGLDKERFALDLAADPRLKALYLDAQKEDGYRRDQDVFAPGVTIEDDLAVLVRYDTGATMTYHLTAYAPWEGYRLMVNGSKGRLELEVIESDHVSPGAAGMVKHGASPESGSVTLTIRPYWTPPYAVELQPVDREGHGGADKRLTGVLLGGQTDPMNRSATARDGALALLTGLAANQSLRDDAPVRVADLLEKE; from the coding sequence ATGGCCGGGAAAAAACGGATCGCCGTCATCGGTACCGGCTCGCGCGCCGAGATGTTCATCCGCGCGGTCACCGACGACCACGCCGACACCGCCGAACTGGTCGCCCTGGCCGACGTCAACCAGGCCCGCATGGACGTCCACAACGGCTGGCTCAAGCGTCCTGTGCCGACCTATCAGGCCGCCGAGCTCGAACGAATGATCTCGGAGACGCGGACCGACGAGCTGATCGTGACCAGCGTGGACAGCACCCACGCCGAGCACATCGTCACCGCGCTCGAAGCCGGCTGCGACGTCATCACCGAGAAGCCGATGACCGTGGACGCGCCCAGCTGCGACCGCATCCTCGACGCCGTCGAACGCACCGGCCGTCGTGTGCAAGTCGCCTTCAACTACCGGTTCAACCCGGTCCACGAGGTCGTCCGCTCACTGCTGGCGGGCGGCGAGATCGGCGAGGTCGGCTCGGTGCACTTCGAGTGGCTGCTCGACGTGCGGCACGGCGCCGACTACTTCCGGCGCTGGCACCGCGACAAGGCGAACTCGGGCGGCCTGCTCGTGCACAAGTCGGGCCACCACTTCGACCTGGTCAACTGGTGGCTGGGCGCCGCGCCGCGGGAGGTCTACGCGTCCGGGCGGCTGTTCTTCTACGGCGATCAGGGGCGCGGGCGCGGCCTCGACAAGGAACGGTTCGCGCTCGACCTGGCCGCCGATCCGCGTCTCAAAGCGCTCTACCTCGATGCGCAAAAAGAAGACGGCTACCGCCGCGACCAGGACGTGTTCGCGCCCGGCGTGACCATCGAGGACGACCTGGCCGTGCTGGTCCGCTACGACACCGGCGCCACCATGACCTACCACCTGACCGCGTACGCCCCGTGGGAGGGCTACCGGCTGATGGTCAACGGCAGCAAGGGCCGGCTGGAGCTCGAGGTGATCGAGAGCGACCACGTCAGCCCGGGCGCGGCGGGCATGGTCAAGCACGGTGCCAGTCCCGAGTCGGGCTCGGTGACCCTGACCATCCGGCCGTACTGGACACCCCCGTACGCCGTGGAGCTGCAACCCGTCGACCGCGAGGGCCACGGCGGCGCCGACAAGCGCCTGACCGGTGTGCTGCTGGGCGGGCAGACCGACCCGATGAACCGGTCGGCCACCGCCCGCGACGGCGCCCTGGCCCTGCTCACCGGGCTGGCCGCCAACCAGAGCCTGCGGGACGACGCCCCGGTGCGGGTGGCCGACCTGCTCGAGAAGGAGTAA
- a CDS encoding ABC transporter substrate-binding protein — protein sequence MEPITRGNTPAQRTTRRRLLAAALTVPLLLGAAACGGDDEGGGDSGKTELSIFWWGAEKRAELTDQALALYTQKHPDVTFKKTWQGNQGYFDKLATLTAGGNAPDIFQIDDNYISEYAGRGVTLDLTPYTQNGKLDVSKFPESLRKYGEVDGKLAGVAMGENTQGLVYNKTLLAKHNLPEPKTGMSWEEFINWAADVSKKAKLPGTQDASAVYQALWVFLRQNGKDLYAGKQLGFDEADMTKWFTLWKDARAKGATPTPDVIHEGNASDVSKQLIVTGKAGTSWVWTNQMPELKKNTKDELGLMAYPGDSTVQWARASLYFSAFRGSKHKDTAVDVINFLANDPEAAKILGTDRGLPPNTEIRQQIAASVTDPNMKQTIAVQDELGKQFGPNPPTVPPQGHSKVRSELVRVAEEVVYGRQTPEQAAAAYVSAAKAAIGAS from the coding sequence ATGGAGCCCATCACGCGGGGCAACACGCCCGCTCAACGTACTACCCGGCGCCGGTTACTCGCCGCCGCCCTTACAGTTCCGCTTCTGCTCGGCGCCGCGGCTTGCGGCGGTGACGACGAAGGCGGCGGCGACTCCGGTAAGACCGAACTGTCGATCTTCTGGTGGGGCGCCGAGAAGCGCGCCGAACTGACCGACCAGGCGCTCGCGCTCTACACGCAGAAGCACCCGGACGTCACGTTCAAGAAGACCTGGCAGGGAAATCAGGGCTACTTCGACAAGCTGGCCACCCTCACGGCCGGCGGCAACGCGCCCGACATCTTCCAGATCGACGACAACTACATCTCCGAGTACGCGGGCCGCGGTGTCACGCTCGACCTCACGCCGTACACGCAGAACGGCAAGCTCGACGTGAGCAAGTTCCCGGAGAGCCTGCGCAAGTACGGCGAGGTCGACGGCAAGCTGGCCGGCGTGGCCATGGGCGAGAACACCCAGGGCCTGGTCTACAACAAGACGCTGCTGGCCAAGCACAACCTGCCCGAGCCCAAGACCGGCATGAGCTGGGAAGAGTTCATCAACTGGGCGGCCGACGTCTCGAAGAAGGCCAAGCTGCCCGGCACGCAGGACGCCAGCGCGGTCTACCAGGCGCTCTGGGTCTTCTTGCGGCAGAACGGCAAGGACCTGTACGCGGGCAAACAGCTCGGCTTCGACGAGGCCGACATGACCAAGTGGTTCACGCTCTGGAAGGACGCCCGGGCCAAGGGGGCCACCCCGACGCCCGACGTCATCCACGAGGGCAACGCCAGCGACGTCAGCAAGCAGCTGATCGTGACGGGCAAGGCCGGCACGTCGTGGGTCTGGACCAACCAGATGCCCGAGCTCAAGAAGAACACCAAGGACGAGCTGGGCCTGATGGCCTACCCGGGTGACTCCACGGTGCAGTGGGCGCGCGCGTCGCTCTACTTCTCGGCGTTCCGCGGCAGCAAGCACAAGGACACCGCGGTCGACGTGATCAACTTCCTGGCCAACGACCCGGAGGCCGCGAAGATCCTGGGCACCGACCGCGGCCTGCCGCCCAACACCGAGATCCGGCAGCAGATCGCGGCCTCGGTGACCGACCCCAACATGAAGCAGACCATCGCCGTCCAGGACGAGCTGGGCAAGCAGTTCGGGCCCAACCCGCCCACCGTGCCGCCGCAGGGCCACAGCAAGGTGCGTTCCGAGCTGGTCCGGGTGGCCGAGGAAGTCGTCTACGGACGGCAGACCCCCGAGCAGGCCGCCGCGGCGTACGTCAGCGCCGCCAAGGCGGCGATCGGCGCCTCGTGA